The following are from one region of the Ignavibacteriota bacterium genome:
- the ndk gene encoding nucleoside-diphosphate kinase: MGTKTLAIIKPDAVQKGYTGEILSMIIKAGFKINAMKMLRLTKSSAEGFYSVHKERPFFNDLVAYMTSGCCVPIALERENAVEEYRKLIGATDPKKAAEGTIRKLYAVDIQLNAVHGSDSDENAEKEIAHFFSKDELLNNYSE, encoded by the coding sequence TTGGGAACTAAAACTTTAGCTATAATTAAACCTGACGCAGTTCAAAAGGGTTACACCGGCGAAATTCTATCTATGATCATAAAAGCAGGTTTTAAAATCAATGCAATGAAAATGTTGCGTCTTACAAAATCTTCCGCCGAAGGATTTTATTCCGTTCATAAGGAAAGACCTTTCTTTAATGACCTCGTTGCTTATATGACTTCCGGTTGCTGCGTTCCGATTGCACTCGAACGGGAAAATGCAGTTGAGGAATACAGAAAACTTATCGGAGCAACAGATCCTAAAAAAGCTGCTGAAGGTACTATCAGGAAATTATATGCAGTTGACATTCAGCTTAATGCTGTTCATGGTTCGGATTCAGATGAAAATGCAGAAAAAGAAATCGCTCACTTCTTCTCAAAAGATGAGCTGTTGAATAATTATTCGGAATGA
- the sucD gene encoding succinate--CoA ligase subunit alpha, translated as MSILVNKHTRLLVQGITGGEGSYHSQQMIDYGTKVVAGVTPGKGGSKHLDVPVFNTVADAVKNTNANTSVIFVPPAFAADAILEAANSGIKIIICITEGIPAADMIKVYNSIKEKGVVLVGPNCPGVISPGEAKVGIMPGFIHKKGNIGIVSRSGTLTYEAVKQIVDVGLGQSTAVGIGGDPVIGSKFIDIIKLFNEDKETKGIVMIGEIGGSAEEEAAEFIKKNVKKPVVGFIAGRTAPPGRRMGHAGAIISGGKGTAAEKMAAMKNAGIHVVDNPAEIGTTMLKAISKKKKTSVKKVLTKKKAGTKKTSIKKKKK; from the coding sequence ATGAGCATTCTTGTAAATAAACATACTAGACTTTTAGTGCAGGGAATAACCGGAGGTGAAGGTTCATATCATTCACAACAAATGATAGATTACGGAACCAAAGTAGTTGCAGGTGTAACGCCCGGTAAAGGTGGATCAAAACATCTTGATGTACCCGTATTCAACACAGTTGCTGACGCCGTTAAAAATACAAACGCAAACACTTCTGTAATATTCGTTCCGCCAGCCTTTGCGGCTGATGCAATTCTTGAAGCAGCTAATTCAGGAATAAAGATTATCATCTGCATTACTGAAGGAATTCCTGCTGCCGATATGATTAAAGTTTACAATTCAATAAAAGAAAAAGGAGTTGTATTAGTTGGTCCAAATTGTCCCGGAGTTATTTCACCCGGTGAAGCAAAGGTTGGTATTATGCCAGGCTTCATTCATAAAAAAGGAAATATCGGTATTGTATCAAGAAGTGGAACTTTGACTTATGAAGCTGTAAAACAAATTGTTGATGTCGGTCTTGGTCAATCCACAGCCGTTGGAATTGGTGGAGATCCTGTTATCGGTTCAAAGTTCATTGATATTATCAAACTCTTCAATGAAGACAAAGAGACAAAAGGCATTGTAATGATTGGTGAAATCGGCGGAAGTGCAGAAGAGGAAGCAGCAGAGTTTATCAAAAAAAATGTGAAGAAACCTGTCGTCGGATTTATAGCTGGCAGAACTGCACCTCCCGGAAGACGAATGGGACATGCCGGTGCAATTATTTCGGGTGGAAAAGGAACAGCCGCAGAAAAAATGGCTGCAATGAAGAATGCAGGAATCCATGTAGTTGATAATCCGGCAGAAATTGGAACTACAATGTTAAAAGCAATTTCCAAAAAGAAGAAAACCTCCGTTAAAAAAGTTTTAACAAAGAAAAAAGCCGGTACTAAAAAAACTTCGATAAAGAAGAAAAAGAAATAA
- a CDS encoding twin-arginine translocase TatA/TatE family subunit codes for MFGNLGAGEIILIVLVVLLLFGAKKIPELARGIGKGMSEFKKGLKDVETEIKSADTDSKKIDEKKN; via the coding sequence ATGTTTGGTAATTTAGGCGCTGGCGAAATAATTCTAATCGTGTTAGTTGTACTTTTACTTTTTGGAGCTAAAAAGATACCTGAACTTGCCCGCGGTATTGGTAAAGGTATGAGTGAGTTCAAAAAGGGACTTAAAGATGTTGAAACCGAAATTAAATCTGCAGATACTGATTCTAAAAAGATAGACGAGAAAAAAAATTAG
- the purQ gene encoding phosphoribosylformylglycinamidine synthase subunit PurQ has translation MSNPKFGVVVFPGSNCDHDTYYVLRKIIDVDVVFLWHKQTSLEGCNIIILPGGFAYGDYLRTGAVARFSPIMTEVIRFANNGGYVFGICNGFQILLEAGLLPGVMIRNESLNFVCKDIYLKIENSNTVLTKGITNKSLLKIPIAHGEGNYFTDEKTLGELEDNHQIVFRYSTIDGSVNSQANPNGSISNIAGIMNKKGNVFGMMPHPERSSDPVLGKTDGSLIFNSLVNNIYN, from the coding sequence ATGAGTAATCCGAAATTCGGAGTAGTGGTATTTCCCGGGTCTAACTGTGACCACGATACATATTATGTTTTAAGAAAAATTATAGATGTAGATGTAGTTTTCTTATGGCACAAACAAACTTCATTGGAAGGTTGTAACATAATTATTCTGCCAGGTGGATTTGCTTATGGAGATTATTTACGAACAGGCGCGGTTGCCCGTTTCTCACCCATTATGACTGAAGTAATAAGGTTTGCGAATAATGGTGGTTATGTATTCGGAATATGTAATGGATTTCAGATATTACTTGAAGCCGGATTACTTCCGGGTGTTATGATAAGAAATGAGTCATTGAACTTTGTTTGTAAAGATATTTATTTAAAAATCGAAAATTCAAATACAGTATTAACAAAAGGAATAACCAATAAATCTTTATTGAAAATTCCGATTGCTCATGGTGAAGGGAATTATTTTACCGATGAAAAAACATTGGGTGAACTTGAAGACAACCATCAAATTGTATTCAGATACTCCACAATTGATGGCTCAGTGAATTCTCAGGCAAATCCTAATGGCTCGATAAGTAATATCGCAGGAATAATGAATAAGAAAGGGAACGTATTTGGAATGATGCCTCACCCTGAAAGGAGCAGCGATCCGGTCTTGGGAAAAACAGATGGAAGTCTTATTTTCAATTCGTTAGTAAATAATATTTATAATTAA
- the purS gene encoding phosphoribosylformylglycinamidine synthase subunit PurS, which yields MFKAKVLIKRRKTILDPQGKAIEIGAKHLGLTNIKNTRIDKYVEFNVDTSDLKTAEQEVNEYCKKLLANPIMEDYEFTLSKCTPSEAKVK from the coding sequence ATGTTCAAAGCAAAAGTTCTCATCAAAAGAAGAAAAACAATACTGGATCCACAGGGAAAAGCAATTGAAATCGGAGCAAAGCATCTCGGACTTACCAACATTAAAAATACACGTATTGATAAATATGTTGAGTTTAATGTTGATACGTCTGATCTTAAAACTGCTGAACAGGAAGTAAATGAATATTGTAAAAAACTTCTTGCGAACCCGATAATGGAAGACTATGAGTTTACTTTGTCCAAATGTACTCCTTCGGAGGCAAAAGTTAAATGA
- the pssA gene encoding CDP-diacylglycerol--serine O-phosphatidyltransferase, which translates to MNRPRLTPSVIPNLFTAMNMFCGFLSIINASEGNYEYSAWLIFVAAVFDALDGLVARLTNSSSELGVELDSLSDVVSFGAAPSFLLYKTFFYSMNTWGILISALPLIAGGFRLARFNIQLVGFSKSFFLGLPIPSAALTIASFILAFYHDGFVSPMSDFITPMILILSYLMISNIRYEVVPKFSIKSIKEKPFHFIFLLIAISLVTFLYIKGLFLTFVFMIVIGIFRHIFKLITSPSQN; encoded by the coding sequence ATGAACCGACCACGACTTACTCCTTCTGTTATCCCAAATCTATTTACTGCGATGAATATGTTTTGTGGTTTTCTTTCAATCATCAACGCTTCGGAAGGAAATTATGAATATTCTGCATGGCTTATCTTTGTTGCTGCTGTATTCGATGCACTTGATGGTTTGGTTGCAAGACTGACCAACTCTTCAAGCGAGCTTGGAGTTGAACTCGATTCATTATCGGATGTTGTTAGTTTTGGTGCAGCTCCTTCCTTTCTTCTCTATAAAACATTTTTTTATTCGATGAATACCTGGGGAATTCTTATCAGTGCACTTCCTCTGATTGCCGGTGGATTCAGACTTGCAAGATTTAATATTCAACTGGTAGGTTTTTCAAAATCATTTTTCCTGGGTTTACCAATTCCCTCTGCTGCTCTGACAATTGCATCATTCATTCTCGCATTTTATCATGATGGATTTGTCTCACCAATGTCAGACTTCATTACACCAATGATCCTGATTCTATCTTATTTAATGATTAGCAATATACGTTATGAAGTTGTACCTAAATTCTCCATAAAAAGTATTAAAGAAAAACCGTTTCATTTTATATTTCTATTAATTGCAATATCGCTTGTAACATTTTTATATATAAAAGGATTATTTCTCACTTTTGTTTTCATGATTGTGATTGGTATTTTTCGGCACATTTTCAAATTGATTACATCACCTTCACAAAATTAA
- a CDS encoding phosphatidylserine decarboxylase family protein — translation MFTKYGYTTIGIVGVIAFLLISLSFFVQNNPLKIVIILIAAAILFLTLNFFRDPERKTPSAINIVVAPADGKIIVIKQNIFNHFVGENCNQVSIFMSPLNVHVNRIPIDGKVEHLKYYEGKFVAAFDDKASENNERMETGIVNSEGKILFTQVAGFLARRIVNELKIGDEVKTGERFGMIKFGSRVDIFVPSKYIPAVNLNENVYAGETILFEIKTK, via the coding sequence ATGTTCACAAAATATGGCTACACAACAATCGGAATAGTTGGTGTAATTGCTTTTCTTCTTATTTCGCTAAGTTTTTTCGTGCAGAATAATCCATTAAAGATTGTAATAATATTAATTGCTGCCGCAATTTTGTTTTTAACTCTGAATTTTTTCAGAGATCCGGAAAGAAAAACCCCTTCAGCAATAAATATTGTCGTAGCTCCGGCAGATGGTAAAATTATTGTTATTAAACAGAATATTTTTAATCATTTTGTTGGAGAAAATTGCAATCAGGTATCCATTTTTATGTCTCCGTTAAATGTTCATGTAAACAGAATTCCAATCGATGGCAAAGTTGAACATTTAAAATATTATGAAGGAAAGTTTGTAGCCGCTTTCGACGATAAAGCGTCTGAGAATAATGAGAGGATGGAAACCGGAATTGTAAATAGTGAAGGTAAAATTCTTTTTACACAAGTAGCAGGCTTCCTTGCAAGAAGAATTGTCAACGAACTAAAGATAGGTGACGAAGTAAAAACCGGTGAAAGATTTGGTATGATAAAGTTCGGAAGCAGAGTAGATATTTTTGTTCCATCAAAATATATTCCTGCTGTCAATTTAAATGAGAATGTATATGCCGGTGAAACTATACTTTTTGAAATAAAAACTAAATGA
- a CDS encoding YbaB/EbfC family nucleoid-associated protein, translated as MKGGMQAMLKQVQKMQEEMQKVQSELGNLTVSEEAGGGMIKATANGNREIISIEIDPQVINKDEKEILEDLVVAAVNKAISSAAKLAEEEMAKVTKGMLPPGMNIPGL; from the coding sequence ATGAAGGGCGGAATGCAAGCGATGCTGAAACAGGTGCAAAAAATGCAGGAAGAAATGCAGAAAGTACAGAGTGAACTTGGAAATCTTACTGTATCGGAAGAGGCAGGTGGTGGGATGATTAAAGCAACTGCAAACGGTAACCGTGAAATAATATCTATTGAAATCGATCCGCAGGTAATTAATAAAGATGAAAAGGAAATACTTGAAGATTTAGTTGTAGCTGCTGTTAATAAAGCAATTTCTTCGGCAGCTAAATTAGCTGAGGAAGAAATGGCAAAAGTTACTAAAGGAATGTTGCCACCTGGAATGAATATCCCGGGATTATAA
- the recR gene encoding recombination protein RecR, with amino-acid sequence MQIAEPLLVAIEELSKLPGIGKKTAQRLAIHLLKCEDQQVERLITAIQNLKLKLRFCSRCFNLSEEELCSICTSEKRDKSVICVVEEASDVMAVEKTHEYKGLYHVLGGVLSPLSGITPESLHIKELLKRFEEEEIKEVILALNPDTEGETTSLYLAKILKPIGIKVTRIARGLPIGGDLEFADDATIGRAILNRSSL; translated from the coding sequence GTGCAAATTGCTGAGCCATTATTAGTTGCAATTGAAGAATTGAGTAAACTTCCGGGAATTGGTAAAAAAACTGCACAAAGGCTCGCGATCCATCTTTTGAAATGCGAAGATCAACAGGTGGAAAGACTTATTACCGCAATTCAAAATTTAAAACTGAAACTCAGATTTTGTTCAAGATGTTTTAATCTTTCCGAAGAAGAACTTTGCAGTATTTGCACTTCTGAAAAAAGAGATAAATCTGTTATTTGTGTAGTCGAAGAAGCGAGTGATGTTATGGCAGTTGAAAAAACTCATGAGTATAAAGGTTTGTATCATGTTCTGGGTGGCGTTCTCTCACCATTATCCGGAATTACACCTGAATCACTTCATATAAAAGAACTGCTTAAAAGATTTGAAGAAGAAGAAATTAAAGAAGTAATTCTGGCATTAAATCCTGATACTGAGGGCGAGACTACATCACTGTATTTAGCAAAAATTCTTAAACCAATCGGGATAAAAGTTACCAGAATAGCCAGAGGTTTACCGATTGGTGGTGATCTTGAATTTGCTGATGATGCAACTATTGGTCGCGCAATTTTAAATAGAAGTTCTTTATGA